One Castanea sativa cultivar Marrone di Chiusa Pesio chromosome 4, ASM4071231v1 DNA window includes the following coding sequences:
- the LOC142632024 gene encoding uncharacterized protein LOC142632024 isoform X2, with amino-acid sequence MGRKRVVQSVCLGRAPACSRICSLFFRTKPTSGSIRGNQKTEVSSNSRDDFSHDDPAEGFKAGPEIGNKIMVVVDSSLEAKGALEWALSNTIQTQDTVILLHVAKPSRRGSNGKGNLTAYEFLHSMKNTCQTRRPGVQVEMALLEGKEKGPIIVEEAKQQRVSLLVIGQRKKSSILWCLVKRWAGKRDRSSEVVEYCIQNASCMTIAVRRKSKKLGGFLITTKRHKNFWLLA; translated from the exons ATGGGCAGGAAAAGAGTAGTGCAAAGTGTGTGTCTTGGCCGTGCTCCGGCTTGTTCTCGAATATGTTCCTTATTTTTTAGAACCAAACCCACCTCTGGTTCCATTCGTGGTAATCAGAAAACCGAGGTTTCGAGCAATAGCAGGGATGACTTTAGCCACGATGACCCTGCAGAAGGGTTTAAAGCTGGACCGGAGATTGGCAACAAGATAATGGTAGTTGTTGATTCGAGCCTTGAAGCTAAGGGAGCTCTTGAATGGGCACTCTCTAACACAATCCAAACCCAAGATACCGTTATTCTTCTTCATGTAGCCAAGCCCTCCAGACGAG GGTCTAATGGTAAGGGTAACCTAACGGCGTATGAATTTCTTCACTCCATGAAAAATACGTGTCAAACGAGAAGGCCTGGG GTGCAAGTTGAGATGGCTTTGCTTGAAGGAAAGGAAAAGGGTCCAATAATAGTTGAAGAAGCAAAGCAACAGAGAGTGTCACTATTGGTCATTggacaaagaaagaaatcatCTATATTATGGTGCCTAGTGAAGAGATGGGCAGGAAAGAGGGATCGCAGCAGCGAAGTTGTGGAATACTGTATTCAAAATGCTTCATGCATGACAATTGCAGTGAGGAGGaagagcaagaagcttggagggtttttgaTTACAACCAAGCGACATAAGAATTTTTGGCTTTTAGCTTAA
- the LOC142632024 gene encoding uncharacterized protein LOC142632024 isoform X1, producing the protein MGRKRVVQSVCLGRAPACSRICSLFFRTKPTSGSIRGNQKTEVSSNSRDDFSHDDPAEGFKAGPEIGNKIMVVVDSSLEAKGALEWALSNTIQTQDTVILLHVAKPSRRVIGTGSNGKGNLTAYEFLHSMKNTCQTRRPGVQVEMALLEGKEKGPIIVEEAKQQRVSLLVIGQRKKSSILWCLVKRWAGKRDRSSEVVEYCIQNASCMTIAVRRKSKKLGGFLITTKRHKNFWLLA; encoded by the exons ATGGGCAGGAAAAGAGTAGTGCAAAGTGTGTGTCTTGGCCGTGCTCCGGCTTGTTCTCGAATATGTTCCTTATTTTTTAGAACCAAACCCACCTCTGGTTCCATTCGTGGTAATCAGAAAACCGAGGTTTCGAGCAATAGCAGGGATGACTTTAGCCACGATGACCCTGCAGAAGGGTTTAAAGCTGGACCGGAGATTGGCAACAAGATAATGGTAGTTGTTGATTCGAGCCTTGAAGCTAAGGGAGCTCTTGAATGGGCACTCTCTAACACAATCCAAACCCAAGATACCGTTATTCTTCTTCATGTAGCCAAGCCCTCCAGACGAG TTATTGGTACAGGGTCTAATGGTAAGGGTAACCTAACGGCGTATGAATTTCTTCACTCCATGAAAAATACGTGTCAAACGAGAAGGCCTGGG GTGCAAGTTGAGATGGCTTTGCTTGAAGGAAAGGAAAAGGGTCCAATAATAGTTGAAGAAGCAAAGCAACAGAGAGTGTCACTATTGGTCATTggacaaagaaagaaatcatCTATATTATGGTGCCTAGTGAAGAGATGGGCAGGAAAGAGGGATCGCAGCAGCGAAGTTGTGGAATACTGTATTCAAAATGCTTCATGCATGACAATTGCAGTGAGGAGGaagagcaagaagcttggagggtttttgaTTACAACCAAGCGACATAAGAATTTTTGGCTTTTAGCTTAA